The following is a genomic window from Crossiella equi.
CTGCCTGTGTGCGAGAGACTGGAGGCTCAGGATCTCGTCCAGTGCCTGCTGAACGCGGCGGGACGCCTGGCGGTGGCGGTCAGCCCTCGCCTGCGCCAGGCGGACGACGCGGTCTACCGCGTTGCCGACGAGCGGGGTCCGCGGTTCACCACCGTGGGCCTGTAGAACAACCGCTAGCTCGCGCGACACCTGGGCGACGAGGAGCTCGTCGTCGGCGGCCAGGAGGAACTGGGCGTCCCCGGGCTCTCCTTGCCGCGCAGTGCGGCCGACCAACTGGTCGTCGACACGCCGCGAGGTTGACCGTCCGGACACCACGACCAGTAGGCCGCCGAGTTCCCTGATCGTCCGGCTTTCCGAAGTGGACCGCCCGAGAGCGATGTCGGTGCCTCGGCCAGCCAGGCCCGCGGCAATCGTGACCGCGAAGAGGTTTCCGGCCCGGCCGACGGCGGCCGCCTCGTGCCGGTCCTGGCGTGCGGTGAGCAGGCTGTGGCGCACCCCGAGTCCTTTCAGACGAGCGGAGAGAGCCTCAGCTGTGGCAACCGACGGTGCACTCACCAGTACCGGGCGGCCTGTTCGGTGGGCGTTGAGGACGCTGTCGAGCAATGCCTCGTCTCGTGCGAACCCGGTGGTGAAGAGGAGGTTGGGGAGCTCCCGCCGCCGACTGGGGCGGTGCCGCGGGACGCGGACCACCTCCAGCCCGTAGGTGTCTCGGAGTTCCGGCGCCTCGGACACGACTGTGGCGCTTGTTCCCCCGACGTATCGATATCGCCGCACCAGCTCCCGCACGCTGATCAGATCCTGGGGGCAGGTGTCCGGGGTGATGACCAGTCCCTCCTTGGCTTCCAGCGCCTGGTGCAGGCCGCCGGCGAGGCGGCGGTCAGGGATGCGGCGTCCGGTGGTGCGGTCGAGCAGGACCAGCTGGCCATCCTCGACGAGGTAGTCCCGGAGCTCCTCGAAGCCGAGGTGTGCATGGAGGGCTCG
Proteins encoded in this region:
- a CDS encoding preprotein translocase subunit SecA, producing the protein MDHSVWARRQAGPGLVRRYDQLRARAATSPARARSARSLSVAGLVLAREAARRALGLTAFREQLVGAAALADGRVVEVATGEGKTLMLFLAATLRALDRRGVHVVTANPYLAARDVEMLRPAYEALGLRSEALSTADERDARRQAYRTDVTYGTITDFGFDYLRDNLAARPELQVQGELHALLVDEADAVLIDEATTPLLLARRTSSRPHDHLHRMAEVVTELRPVRDYRGNLVAGSVTLTDRGWAEVARRCRFRSGGDGELLADAQRALHAHLGFEELRDYLVEDGQLVLLDRTTGRRIPDRRLAGGLHQALEAKEGLVITPDTCPQDLISVRELVRRYRYVGGTSATVVSEAPELRDTYGLEVVRVPRHRPSRRRELPNLLFTTGFARDEALLDSVLNAHRTGRPVLVSAPSVATAEALSARLKGLGVRHSLLTARQDRHEAAAVGRAGNLFAVTIAAGLAGRGTDIALGRSTSESRTIRELGGLLVVVSGRSTSRRVDDQLVGRTARQGEPGDAQFLLAADDELLVAQVSRELAVVLQAHGGEPRTPLVGNAVDRVVRLAQARADRHRQASRRVQQALDEILSLQSLAHRQ